The window ATTTATATGATTGAAATTCAGGATGGTAAACTAGATTCCTTTCGGGTTCTCACTGAAACACCGACTCATTATATATTTTCTGTTTCAAGCGATGAATCCGTTGAGGTATTTGAAATGGCAAAAAAGGATATTGTCGGCATTTATGAAGTAAAAGATTGGGTAAATGCCCACCCAGAGTAACTGAAACTAATTGTGTTCAGTCTCTCTGGGTTTATCAATTCGAATCTATCTGTTAATCAAATAACGATAGCTCCAAGTGATTGGGCAAAGTGTTGCAACGCCCAATCATGTCCAGCTGCATTAAAACTCGCTACAGCGTCTTGGTGTATAACCATTTTGAAGCCTTTATTATAAGCATCGACAGCTGTATGTAATATACAAATATCCGTACAAACTCCAACTAAATGAATCTCGTTAATCCCGCGTTCTCTTAATTTCAGTTCTAAATCCGTTCCAACAAATGCTGAATAACGCGTTTTATCGATCCAATAAACATTTTCATCCAACCGATGATTTTGAAAAATTGTGTTTAAAGCCCCATATAATTGTCGTCCCTTGGTACCTATGATGTTGTGGGGCGGGAACAATTTTGTTTCAGGGTGATAAATATCCTTTTTATGATGAACATCAATTGCGAAAACGACAAAATCATTATTTTTAATAAACTCATTTGTTATTTTCGTAATCGCCTTTTCTATTTGCTGGCCAGGTTTTCCGCATGTCAAAGATCCATTATCTGCAACAAAATCAACTGTGTAATCAATATTTATCAATGCTTTCGTCATAAAACATCCCACCTCCTTAAGTAAATATATTAGATGCTTTTTCTAACCTTATCAACTGATATTATCCTTATAAGACTGGTTATTATTCCAATTATTTAGTGGGTCTTTTGTCCCTTTTTACTGAATTAACCAAATAAGTATTGAAAGATGTAAGCGTTTGCATTTATAATGATTATAGGCGGGATGACACACGTGGTCATCAAGGTATTCAGCGTAGGTGGGGCTGGTACTATATATTTTTTCAAGGAGCGTGGGCAGTTCAGGCTCTTTTTTTTTACTTATTTTGACCAACTTATAGAAAACAAGCCCCATCTCGGATAGGGCCTTGTTCAATTTATAGCCAGAAATTAAGTTGGGATCTAATTGCTTGAATTCCTTTTTGATGCGTAAAAACGATCTCTGACGCGTTTTAGTCTTGCTCGATAAGTAAGAATATCCACACGTGCTTTTTCTGCCTCAGGAGCAATTGGCCGAAGTTTTTCCAAATCCCAATAATCAACAATTACATCCAATACTTGATCGAAATATTCCATCGGTCCATAATTGGCTTCTTTTGCGATAATCGACATACGGTCCTCAAAATCGGGCATAACTGTACCTGGCATTTGGAAGTTCTTAATAACATATCCAAGATAGTAACAATAATTTGGTTCTAGTTCCAAATGATATTTGATGATATCACGGTAAAAAGCGTAATGGAGAGTTTCATCTTTTGCCAATCTTCTAAGGAGAGTTGCCAACTCTTTATCATGTTCTCCAGCTACTTTTGCTACATTATTATAAAATACCATCGTTGCCAATTCTTGTAGAGACGTATAGACCATTGTTTCAAATGGTGTGTGGAAACCCGGTTGCCAGCCCCCTTCTACTGTTTGTTTGTGCAACTGACGAAGGCGTTTAGGATCGGCGTTTCTGGTAATTAACAAATAGGTTTCCAAAAGATTCGAATGTTGGTCCTCTTCTGCTGTCCATGTGTGAACAAAATCTTTAATGACAGAAAGTGATCCTTTAAAGGTCTGGTCAAGGTGGGATGTAAACCATGGTAGATTAACTTCTGTCAAAAGAGCGGTCTCGACAGCAGTAACTATCCCTTGTGGAAGTGTAACCTGATTTGGATCCCATGGTACCCTTCGAAAATCCTGAGCTTTGTCCCAGGGCAAGAAATCATGATAGCCCCAATCTATTTTTTCTGCTCTTTTCTTGTGTTCCTCATATAGTTCCGTTAATTTTGGTTCAAGTCTAAAATCTAAATGATTAGTTAACAATGTTTACCTCCTGAGATTTTACTATTAATAATGTATTAATATTATTTAGATAAATTCATTTTACTTTAAAAATCGATGGTTGTCTCTTTCTAGAGTGTTTCATTATATATTCTTACTTCAAATTGTTGCATTTTTAAGCCATTTTTAAACATTATTTACTTTTTATAAAGCTTCAATCGTCCATTATATAACGAAATAGGAAAAGACCCCATCCAATATTCAGATGGAGCACAGCACACTTTTTTATACAGTTTTATCAAACCTATGTTAAGAAAGTAATCTTGCAATCCAAAATGCAACAGCGGCAGCCAATCCACCCACTATCGTTGTTTGTATGGCATTTTTCCACGGAGCGGTTCCAGTAAATCTCCCTTTTATATATCCAAAAATCATCAGAGCTATTAATGTTAAAATAACGGATAGTTTTAAGGCTGAAGTTGGATTAGAAATGATTATGTATGGGAATAAAGGTACGATACCACCTACAATATAGGAAATAGCTATAGTTAATGCACTCTTTCTTGCCCTACCATTTTCCGGTTTTTCTAAACCAAGTTCAAATCTCATCATAAAGTCCACCCATTGTTCTGGGTTTTTTTTCATAGTCTCGGTAATAGATTGTATTTGCTTCTCTTCTAGACCATAGCCACGAAACACTTCAGCTACTTCTTCCTCTTCTTTTTCAGGGACCTCAATTATTTCTCTTTGTTCCCTTTCCCATTCTGTTTGGTAATGCTCAGCATCCGTCTTACCCGCCAAGTATCCACCAAGACCCATTGCAATCGACCCTGCCGCAATTTCTGCTCCCCCAGCTGTCAAAACTAAAGCTGTGGAATCAACTGCGCCTGACAAGCCCGCAGCTAACGCAAACGGAACCGTCAATCCATCAGACATTCCTATTACAATATCATGGACGAGGTCTGAATTCATGAAATGCTTTTCCTCGTGTTCATGCTTATTCATTATTTTCCCTCCTGTATATTTATTCCGGCTCTCCAACCAATCAATTAACTGAATTCTAACTAATAATCATGATACCATTTTTTAAACAATCCAAGTGAAAACAAATAAGGGGCTATCCCAAAATAGGATGGCCCCTGCACAAGTTAACCCAAAGATTATTTAAACTGGTTAGGAAACTGCTTTACAATTCCATCAGTTAACATATCTCCCATATGGATCAGATGAGTTTCATTATGGTCGGCTGTGATTATATCCTCTTTCCATTCCTTTTTTAGTCTGTGTTCAACCTCGTAGTCAATTTCAAATGGGTATAAAACATATCAGTAAGCATTTGTTTTGAGCAATGTGGATTAGCGCTCGTTAAAAAAGCAACTATTTCATCAGCATTTCGAAGCCATAGCTTATTATATTGATCAACAGCAGCTTGACTCCCTTTTTTTGCAGCATCGATTATTTTTCCTGCAAGTAAGATATGTTCTTTTAAAAGGGAAGTTAACTTATTGCCAGCTTTTTCCTCATAATAAGGTTTAATGATATTTCCAATATCCACCTGATTTTGTAAAAGCCTTTCTAATACATTATTTTGGTCTTCAAGTCCAGCCAAATTGCTAACGATATAACTTCTTGTCCACCACGCATGTTCAATCCAAAGCTCTTGCATTCCATATTTTAATTTAATTACTTTCTCATTTAAGCATGCTGCCTTCGCAGGTGTTCTACCCTCTGCTTCTGCAATAAACGGAGTGTTCATTAAAGCAAACATAAAAATTAACATGATTGAAATGACCTGTTTTCTCATTGTTGTTTACAACTTTACATATTGTTTTCCAGGTTTAGTATGGGTATTATGTTAATGGGATCCTTTATTTATTGAATAATTAGTTAAATATCTTGATTGTTGTGAAGTTTTATTTCTTCACGGCCTTCATCTCTCCATCTATAATTGAATCTAGTGTTAATATAACAAATATCACTAAGCAATTTAATTGGACATTGAAGTTAGGACAGCAATCAACAAAATATTATCAAAAATCATGATTGTAAAGGAACATAGACATGAAAACAACAGTAACACAAGAACCACTATTATCTTTTGAATTCGCTTCCGAAACTGGAGAAATCAAGCCATATACTTTTAGAAATCCCATTAAGGTCATAACGACTGATACCATCGAAGATATACTATTATGCTTCCAACATATACAAGAAGCAATTGACGCTGGTTATTATGCTGCGGGATATTTATCATATGAATGTGCCCCTGCCTTTGATCCTGCATTTAAAGTTAAAAAAGGACATTCATTCCCGTTATTATGGTTCGGCATCTTTTCGAAGCCAGAACTTCAATCAGTCAGCAGCTCGGGACATTTTAATGTTACGGAATGGAAACCTTCGATAAAAAAGGATGAATACCATTCTTCGATATTAGCTATTAAGCAATTAATTGAAAGTGGCGATACATACCAGACAAACTATACGATTAGCCTAAACTCTCAATTCGAAGGTGATGACCTGGCTTTTTTTGAAAAACTAAAAAGAGCTCAAACCTCAAGTTATTGTGCCTATCTAAATACGGGAGTACATAGCATATTGTCTGCATCGCCTGAACTTTTTTTTCACTTAGAAAATCACACAATCACAACTAGGCCGATGAAAGGCACAACAAAACGAGGAAATTCATTTTCAAAGGATCAGGCTAACTCCAGTTGGCTCTTTCATTCGGAAAAGAATCGTGCAGAAAATATCATGATTGTCGACTTGTTACGGAATGATTTAAACATGATTGCTAAACCTGGAACTGTTCAAGTACCAAAGCTGTTTGAAATAGAACAGTACCCTACCGTACATCAAATGACCTCCACTATAACAGCAAAGGTTTCAGAAAATATCCTACTCGTTGATATTTTCAAAGCTCTTTTTCCATGTGGCTCGATTACCGGTGCACCAAAGGTCAGCACGATGAAAATTATTGCTGATTTAGAAACCACATCTCGTGACGTTTATTGTGGTGCCATTGGTTTTATTACACCAAATAAGAAAGCTATTTTTAATGTTCCAATCAGAACAGTTGTGATTGATCAACAGACTGGAAAAGCAACTTATGGCGTTGGTGGTGGGATTACTTGGGATTCTACAACTGAGGATGAATATGATGAAATCATTACCAAAGCAAGTTTACTTGAGGAGGATCGGCCAGAGTTTCAATTACTCGAGAGCATTTTGTTAGATAATGGCCATTACTTCTTGTTAGAAGAGCACCTTAACCGGCTTAAAAACTCTGCATTATACTTTGGATTTTCATTTCAATTAGCTAATGTTGTTAACACATTGAACTATTTTGCTAGTCAAAATAACAAGGGACTGTTAAAAGTTCGTTTTCTTTTATCTAAAAATGGGGAAATCACAACAGAGACGCAGTTAATAACTCAACCTACCGGGGTACCTATTAAAGTAATGGTCGCTGAGGAACCGGTAAAAAAGAACAATCCTTTCCTATACCACAAAACAACAAATAGAAAAATCTACTCAGGATTTCAAATGAAAAAGCCCGCTGATGTTTTCGATGTTCTCCTCTGGAACGAAGATGAAGAACTCACCGAATTTACAAATGGAAACATCGTCTTGGAAATAGATGGTATCCACTGGACACCCCCTGTTAATAGCGGCTTGTTAGCGGGCACATTTCGTGAACTGTTAATAAAAAATGGAGAAATCCTTGAAAAAACATTAACAGTCAATGATTTAAAAAATTGCAACAAAGTTTGGTTTATCAATAGTGTGCGGAAGTGGCTAGAAGTTGATTTAATATCGTTATTTCGAAAGGCTTAGGTCTAAGTTAATTCCACTAATTGCCCTTCAATATATTCATTTATCAGAACATCTAGCTTTATGGAAAGCGAAATATAGTTTGAATTTCCTGGTCCAGTTTGAAGGTATAATTCACGTAAATTTTCTTTAAGACTTCTTATTTCTACTAAAAGGCTCATGTTTTCAGTTTGAATAGTTTCTCTTCCTAACATCATATTATGACCCACCTTTTAACTATGATTTTTGAAAAGCTAGATTACTTGTGCTAATGTCCTCAAAATAATTTGGAGTAGATATCAAGTA of the Bacillus sp. 1NLA3E genome contains:
- a CDS encoding VIT1/CCC1 transporter family protein, producing the protein MNKHEHEEKHFMNSDLVHDIVIGMSDGLTVPFALAAGLSGAVDSTALVLTAGGAEIAAGSIAMGLGGYLAGKTDAEHYQTEWEREQREIIEVPEKEEEEVAEVFRGYGLEEKQIQSITETMKKNPEQWVDFMMRFELGLEKPENGRARKSALTIAISYIVGGIVPLFPYIIISNPTSALKLSVILTLIALMIFGYIKGRFTGTAPWKNAIQTTIVGGLAAAVAFWIARLLS
- the pabB gene encoding aminodeoxychorismate synthase component I, with product MKTTVTQEPLLSFEFASETGEIKPYTFRNPIKVITTDTIEDILLCFQHIQEAIDAGYYAAGYLSYECAPAFDPAFKVKKGHSFPLLWFGIFSKPELQSVSSSGHFNVTEWKPSIKKDEYHSSILAIKQLIESGDTYQTNYTISLNSQFEGDDLAFFEKLKRAQTSSYCAYLNTGVHSILSASPELFFHLENHTITTRPMKGTTKRGNSFSKDQANSSWLFHSEKNRAENIMIVDLLRNDLNMIAKPGTVQVPKLFEIEQYPTVHQMTSTITAKVSENILLVDIFKALFPCGSITGAPKVSTMKIIADLETTSRDVYCGAIGFITPNKKAIFNVPIRTVVIDQQTGKATYGVGGGITWDSTTEDEYDEIITKASLLEEDRPEFQLLESILLDNGHYFLLEEHLNRLKNSALYFGFSFQLANVVNTLNYFASQNNKGLLKVRFLLSKNGEITTETQLITQPTGVPIKVMVAEEPVKKNNPFLYHKTTNRKIYSGFQMKKPADVFDVLLWNEDEELTEFTNGNIVLEIDGIHWTPPVNSGLLAGTFRELLIKNGEILEKTLTVNDLKNCNKVWFINSVRKWLEVDLISLFRKA
- a CDS encoding acyl-ACP desaturase, which produces MLTNHLDFRLEPKLTELYEEHKKRAEKIDWGYHDFLPWDKAQDFRRVPWDPNQVTLPQGIVTAVETALLTEVNLPWFTSHLDQTFKGSLSVIKDFVHTWTAEEDQHSNLLETYLLITRNADPKRLRQLHKQTVEGGWQPGFHTPFETMVYTSLQELATMVFYNNVAKVAGEHDKELATLLRRLAKDETLHYAFYRDIIKYHLELEPNYCYYLGYVIKNFQMPGTVMPDFEDRMSIIAKEANYGPMEYFDQVLDVIVDYWDLEKLRPIAPEAEKARVDILTYRARLKRVRDRFYASKRNSSN
- a CDS encoding Spo0E family sporulation regulatory protein-aspartic acid phosphatase, with the translated sequence MMLGRETIQTENMSLLVEIRSLKENLRELYLQTGPGNSNYISLSIKLDVLINEYIEGQLVELT
- a CDS encoding cysteine hydrolase family protein; the protein is MTKALINIDYTVDFVADNGSLTCGKPGQQIEKAITKITNEFIKNNDFVVFAIDVHHKKDIYHPETKLFPPHNIIGTKGRQLYGALNTIFQNHRLDENVYWIDKTRYSAFVGTDLELKLRERGINEIHLVGVCTDICILHTAVDAYNKGFKMVIHQDAVASFNAAGHDWALQHFAQSLGAIVI
- a CDS encoding glycosyltransferase: MRKQVISIMLIFMFALMNTPFIAEAEGRTPAKAACLNEKVIKLKYGMQELWIEHAWWTRSYIVSNLAGLEDQNNVLERLLQNQVDIGNIIKPYYEEKAGNKLTSLLKEHILLAGKIIDAAKKGSQAAVDQYNKLWLRNADEIVAFLTSANPHCSKQMLTDMFYTHLKLTTRLNTD